Proteins encoded within one genomic window of Oryza glaberrima chromosome 12, OglaRS2, whole genome shotgun sequence:
- the LOC127757132 gene encoding probable E3 ubiquitin-protein ligase RHC2A — MEEAAAVARGLPRDFPPIESYVDRHGFFHNSWTVGSRSYSSIMFRPRSTPPLTLAEVHESTREDVREAISEGVIRLDRAFFQQLHDHIQRQPRGTGTAMDGVVEEDDAYRNGGFGSVPASSKAMAELQEAQVSEARESDCAVCFEGFDQGEKLTRMPCSHCFHATCILDWLSLSHLCPLCRFPMPTGQ; from the coding sequence atggAGGAGGCCGCTGCGGTCGCAAGAGGGCTACCAAGGGATTTCCCTCCCATCGAGAGCTACGTCGATCGTCACGGCTTCTTCCATAATAGCTGGACGGTTGGCAGCCGTAGCTACTCCAGCATCATGTTTCGTCCAAGAAGTACGCCGCCATTAACGCTCGCAGAAGTTCACGAGAGCACTCGCGAGGACGTGAGGGAGGCCATCAGTGAGGGGGTGATACGATTGGACAGAGCCTTCTTCCAACAGCTTCACGATCATATCCAGCGCCAGCCCCGTGGCACTGGCACTGCCATGGATGGAGTAGTAGAGGAGGACGATGCGTACAGGAATGGTGGGTTCGGCTCTGTGCCTGCGTCAAGCAAGGCCATGGCCGAGCTGCAGGAAGCGCAGGTGAGCGAGGCGAGGGAGAGCGACTGCGCTGTGTGCTTTGAGGGCTTCGACCAAGGAGAGAAGCTGACGAGGATGCCCTGCTCGCATTGCTTCCATGCGACCTGCATCTTGGATTGGCTCTCGCTCAGCCATCTCTGCCCGCTCTGCCGATTCCCGATGCCAACGGGGCAGTAG
- the LOC127757351 gene encoding uncharacterized protein LOC127757351, which translates to MDLRTQPKLSPWRALQQLHRRFTGAPACSMGSVMSPLATLPERGRSPARAASRFWCERLSQREFEEEEEEEEEKMIEVVLNDRLGKKVRVKCNEDDTIGDLKKLVAAQTGTRPEKIRIQKWYNIYKDHITLRDYEIHDGMGLELYYN; encoded by the exons ATGGACTtaagaacacaacctaaacTGTCCCCGTGGCGAGCGCTGCAACAGTTGCACCGCCGCTTCACGGGCGCGCCGGCTTGCTCCATGGGCAGCGTCATGTCCCCCCTGGCCACGCTGCCTGAACGTGGCCGTTCCCCGGCCCGCGCTGCCTCGCGCTTCTGGTGCGAGCGTCTCTCGCA GAGagagttcgaggaggaggaggaggaggaggaggagaagatgatCGAGGTGGTGCTGAACGACCGGCTGGGGAAGAAGGTGCGGGTGAAGTGCAACGAGGACGACACCATCGGCGACCTCAAGAAGCTGGTGGCGGCGCAGACCGGGACGAGGCCCGAGAAGATCCGCATCCAGAAGTGGTACAACATCTACAAGGACCACATCACCCTCAGGGACTACGAGATCCACGACGGGATGGGCCTCGAGCTCTACTACAACTAG